One Leptolyngbya ohadii IS1 genomic window carries:
- a CDS encoding calcium-binding protein yields MAVVVGTNNSEFVFGTNSNNELYGLGGNDTLRGFAGNDFMSGGAGFDTVDYSGLGRAVIILPGGVISKNGLGTDRLDFSVERIVGTAGQANTIDGAVGRGFASFNIDLSANRLTVNNLPGVGSVTFTVENFVNARGTVNRDTITGNSRANFIDGFSGDDVLTGSGGNDSLVGGAGIDILNGTSSAFRGNREIDLLRGDAGADGFVLGDRGGSYYRNGGVSDYAIISDFSSNDLIQLGAGDVYQAQRDGAGFDLFVVRNGVRDLVADVRTTSFIRLPSGTFRVASGQVAGNFLGA; encoded by the coding sequence ATGGCAGTTGTAGTCGGCACGAATAATTCTGAGTTTGTTTTTGGTACGAATAGTAATAATGAGCTGTATGGACTGGGGGGCAATGATACCCTGCGCGGCTTTGCAGGCAACGACTTTATGTCGGGCGGTGCGGGATTTGATACGGTAGATTACAGCGGATTAGGTCGGGCTGTCATTATCCTGCCGGGGGGAGTGATTAGCAAGAATGGCTTGGGAACCGATCGCCTCGACTTCTCCGTTGAACGCATTGTTGGCACAGCGGGACAGGCAAATACGATCGATGGTGCGGTTGGTCGAGGATTTGCATCGTTCAATATTGACCTGAGTGCGAATCGGCTGACGGTCAATAATCTGCCGGGGGTGGGCAGCGTTACCTTTACGGTCGAGAATTTTGTGAATGCGCGAGGCACGGTGAACCGGGATACGATTACGGGCAACAGCAGAGCCAATTTTATTGACGGTTTCAGCGGTGACGATGTTTTGACGGGGAGCGGCGGCAATGACTCTCTCGTAGGCGGTGCAGGAATTGACATTCTCAATGGGACGAGCAGCGCGTTCCGGGGCAACCGGGAAATTGATCTGCTGCGGGGGGATGCGGGCGCAGATGGATTTGTGCTGGGCGATCGCGGCGGTTCCTACTATCGCAACGGTGGAGTCAGCGACTATGCCATTATCAGCGACTTTAGCTCAAATGATCTGATTCAGCTTGGCGCAGGCGATGTGTATCAGGCGCAGCGGGATGGAGCGGGATTTGATTTGTTTGTGGTTCGCAATGGCGTTCGCGATTTGGTTGCCGATGTTCGCACCACCTCATTTATCAGATTGCCGTCCGGTACGTTCCGCGTGGCATCCGGTCAGGTTGCAGGCAATTTCCTTGGGGCATAG